The Mangifera indica cultivar Alphonso chromosome 19, CATAS_Mindica_2.1, whole genome shotgun sequence nucleotide sequence TCGGGTCATGCCAAAATTTGCAAGGTCCACTGAAAGGCAGGCCTTAACGGACCGTATTGGTTCATAAAATTTGAAGGTTTGGGGCATGACACACACCTTCGTAAGCTTTTTGATAGGCCAACCTGCATGTTTTGTGGGTTGGCCAGCACAGCCCATAACCTTCCTGTGAATTGTTGACACTGCCTGCAATATTAGTAGACCTTGGCAGGAACCTATGCCACCTCTAATTAAACCCAAATAAACCTTTTATATTTGTCACAAATGCAAATTAACTATATTATCTACTACAGGGAAAACTTACCGGCTCAGAATATCAAATGTTGGACTGCAAAATTCACTCAACTTCCGCATTCAAAACCATAAAATGAAATTGGTAGAAGTTGAGGGAACCCATACACTCCAAACCACCTATTCCTCGCTTGATGTTCATGTGGGTCAATCATACTCAGTATTATTTACAGCTGATCAGCCTGGACAGGACTATTATATTGTTGTTTCTAGTCGCTTCACTTCCCAAGTCCTCACCACCACTGGCGTTCTTCACTATAGTAACTCTGCTGGCCCAGTTTCTGGCCCTCCCCCAGGTGGACCAACCACCCAAATTGACTGGTCTCTCAATCAAGCCCGCTCTATAAGGTATTTCTGCTCCAGGATATCTAGATTGTACATTCTTGTGCTAGCAAAATGTTGACATATATGCTTCATTTCAGGACTAATCTTACAGCAAGTGGACCAAGGCCTAACCCACAAGGCTCATACCACTATGGTCTTATAAATACTACCAAAACTATCAGGCTTTCAAGTTCTGCTGGACAAGTTAACGGCAAGCAGAGATATGCAATTAATAGTGTCTCCTACATTGCACCAGACACTCCCCTAAAGCTGGCTGACTACTTCAAAATCGACGGCGTCTTCCGTGTTGGAAGCATCCCTGACAATCCTACTGGTGGAGGAATTTATGTAGACACAGGTGTTATGCAAGTTGACTATAGAGCTTATATTGAAATTGTCTTCCAAAATGATGAGGACATCATCCAGAGCTATCACCTTGATGGTTACTCTTTCTGGGTTGTTGGGTAAGCACTAGATTTACATGTATAAATCAAATGGCTTCACTTTCCAAATAGTACTGATCACAGGCtagatttttcattcatttcctGATATCAATACCGTGTAAATTATTATGCAGTATGGATGGAGGGCAGTGGACATCCGATCGTAGAAACGAATACAATCTCCGAGATGCAGTTTCACGCAGCACTGTTCAGGTAACAATATTTTCTTCTTGGTTTTGTAACATAATAATGTGATtccgaatttttttttttttaattgaagggaTCAAACTCTGTTTCAATtgaatgttataattttttagatttccctattaaattaactgaattttttaatttttttacaaaaatatcaaaattttaatattttttattgaatgtattgaataaacataattaaatttatttattttattttgaaagtaaAATGATTAGATTAGTactttttatagaaaatattaagaaaatccAAAAGTTTAGTCtcttcataaaataaaaaggaaaggtGATAGtcccaaatcaaaattaatcaaatgtaGATGAACCGATATTGTAACTTTTAATGTTTCATTATGCAGGTGTATCCCAAGTCATGGACTGCCATTTATATGGCAATGGATAATGTAGGAATGTGGAACTTGAGGTCAGAGTTTTGGGCTCGACAGTACCTTGGACAGCAATTTTACTTACGTGTTTACACAACTTCAACTTCACTAAGAGATGAATACCCAATTCCAAAGAATGCACTTCTGTGTGGAAGAGCAGCTGGTCGACGAACAAGGCCTCTCTAAACAGCATAAAATAATGGATCCACTGGTGCGTAGGCAAAACTTGTCTAGCTTAGGGTGGATTAGAGTAGAGTTTTTTTTCCATCTAATCTCatatttgatttgttgtttAAGCTTTTTTGAAGTGAGAGGCATGCATTATTAGAACTGTGAATGACCCCAGCTCAGGGTCACATtctttttccattaaaattGTCTatcaacaattatatataaatattattatggtCTTGTCTCCGGTAAAACCTGACTTTGAACCGGCCAATGATTGGACTGTGATTTGATTGACTTGATGTATTAGTGATATTAACATaaggtaattaataaattttagtcacACTTAGTATAATGTTTTAGGAGCATTAATATGCCGGTTAGATCGATTtaacttaataattaaattgtgatttaatgttattcatttttaagtcaatttaattgaacaattaaaataaataatatttatgagttAAGCCAAATTTATCATCTATTTCCAATTAGACCAATTGATACAACCACCATTATGTAATATAGATCCTTGTGTCCAGAGGCCATTCAAGATACTAAAGAATATTACTTATCCAAATAGATAATAGAACAAGAATATGATTCATTAATATTGACCATCCAATCTATCGGATTTATTTAGATACAAGATTATATTTATTGCAAACATTGTAATATTTTCCCAGCTTTAATAAGAGGAGAGTTTTTGAGTTCtctgtttgtattttcaaagttaCCAAGAATCATTGGTCACACCATTTTTTGAGGGCGCACGATTATCTATGGTTCATAAACAAATATTCTAGAGGCAAGTTTAATCTCAAAGGGTTTTTCTTTAAGCCCTAGAAAGTAATATTCACATTTCTTTTTTTCGTAATTTCACTAAATTGGATTAGCTTTTAAATCGCAGTTGTTAACTCTTGTCTATATATGGTACAAACATTGTTTTGGGGATAGACTTGGTTTTGATTGAACAAAGGTTTATGAGTTGATCAGCTTAAACAATAAGTTAAACTAATGATATGAgtatcatatataatatgtgaCATTGGCATAATAAATTAGACTAATCACATTCAATAAATCTAAAGATTTAGTTTATTGTTAaactttcatttattaaattttaaaaatttacttattaataattaaatattaaccaataatattaaaaaaattaaaattttatttatttttcttatcaaaattttaaaaattaatatttttttaatctaaattttgaaaatttaacttttttttaaagtgttttttttttattctcttgtcATTGGACTCCGCCTTACAACGATTCTCAATTTATGAATGTTTAAACCAATCTTTTCAACCAATTTATCAATAACTACTCCTCTATCCTCCCTCAATTTCTATCAAAACACTAAGGATAGTTGAACCGATGTGAAAATGTCTTGCATTTTAGAGTTTGTGTTCCGAACTCCAATTGCTTCGTCTCTTCCTCAGTTACTGTGTTCAATCCGTCAAGGTTAGGGTTCCGTAAGGTGCATATTTTGTGATGAAGTGAAGTTAAAAGGAGAGAATTTTGGAGGGAAAAGGAGATGGGatgtatttttgaaaaataaagaaatatcagaTGGTGCTGGTCCATTGAACTCGGGAGACTTcgataaca carries:
- the LOC123203293 gene encoding L-ascorbate oxidase homolog, with translation MPLNLALALSSLGAFLCLTLPLFAIIVKAEDPYRFFNWNVTYGDIYPLGVRQQGILINGQFPGPDIYSVTNDNLIINVFNSLDEPFLISWSGIQQRRNSYEDGVFGTTCPIPPGKNFTYILQVKDQIGSFYYFPSLAFHKAAGGFGGIRILSRPLIPVPFSDPAGDYTVLIGDWYQKNHTDLKAILDGGNQLPFPDGILINGRGSNGYSLTVEQGKTYRLRISNVGLQNSLNFRIQNHKMKLVEVEGTHTLQTTYSSLDVHVGQSYSVLFTADQPGQDYYIVVSSRFTSQVLTTTGVLHYSNSAGPVSGPPPGGPTTQIDWSLNQARSIRTNLTASGPRPNPQGSYHYGLINTTKTIRLSSSAGQVNGKQRYAINSVSYIAPDTPLKLADYFKIDGVFRVGSIPDNPTGGGIYVDTGVMQVDYRAYIEIVFQNDEDIIQSYHLDGYSFWVVGMDGGQWTSDRRNEYNLRDAVSRSTVQVYPKSWTAIYMAMDNVGMWNLRSEFWARQYLGQQFYLRVYTTSTSLRDEYPIPKNALLCGRAAGRRTRPL